A stretch of the Synechocystis sp. PCC 7338 genome encodes the following:
- a CDS encoding chromosome segregation ATPase — translation MNKTFNLPVARYFRSGLPLQRLPLQFWAIFLILMSGGIGLVSTNWLLVLPKSPQCNRVFWPVASASMRLYCAQLSAEEKTVDGLLRAINLLAALPKDHPLAVEVNRNIETWATDLLDLAEDYFQKGLLEEAIAAAEKIPDHVQAYDLVEERINAWRGLWQEGENIYGEVEADLRNSRWNSAFRNAVRLLNLDNTFWSTTKYDQAIRNIQIAQEESSKLDNAYRILRRGGADNWLKAIEDAAKIPKDSYAYQEAQKLIAQAVDKLTGSIETMIERQDWQTLNNTLSRLPESYFPAKDLNDWQILATAGLEAQMGTVEGLGLAITTAEKLTDSNSPYYNLAQELVKDWRREETALQQLAQARNTAEIGTISALNEAIAQAKSITKDNPRHQEASRDIANWTERIQIDEDRPILRQARQLANAGNLEQAIQQAERIGAGRALYSEARQSINQWQATIQRRTDQPILDQAIALANAQNYEAAISTARQIERNRALSGEARLQISRWQAEINAQNNLKRAQEMASSRTVDSLGQAVQLIRQVPRSTDAGGQRLQLVNNWSYQILSLAQEQARAGNYQQAIRALQQIPAESAAHNSAQNFLQEWRSFSQPSPLPITPVAPPAPRVESPVPTEPALPPVENPQN, via the coding sequence ATGAATAAGACCTTTAATCTCCCCGTTGCCCGCTATTTTCGATCTGGTCTGCCACTGCAACGGTTGCCCCTACAGTTTTGGGCTATTTTTCTGATTTTGATGTCGGGGGGAATCGGCCTAGTTTCCACCAATTGGTTGTTGGTTTTGCCGAAAAGCCCCCAATGTAACCGGGTGTTTTGGCCGGTGGCTTCGGCCTCCATGCGGCTTTACTGTGCCCAGTTATCAGCGGAGGAAAAAACCGTTGACGGCCTGTTGCGGGCCATTAATCTTTTGGCCGCCTTACCCAAGGATCACCCTTTGGCAGTGGAAGTTAACCGCAATATTGAAACCTGGGCCACGGATTTGTTAGATCTAGCAGAAGATTATTTTCAAAAAGGATTGTTAGAAGAGGCGATCGCCGCTGCAGAAAAAATCCCCGACCATGTGCAGGCCTACGACTTAGTGGAGGAAAGAATTAACGCTTGGCGGGGACTGTGGCAGGAAGGGGAAAATATCTATGGCGAAGTGGAAGCGGATTTGCGTAACTCCCGTTGGAATAGTGCTTTTCGCAATGCGGTGCGTTTGTTGAATCTGGACAATACCTTTTGGTCCACCACTAAATACGACCAAGCTATCCGCAATATTCAAATTGCCCAGGAAGAGAGCAGTAAGTTAGACAACGCCTATCGCATTCTTCGCCGTGGGGGTGCTGATAATTGGCTCAAGGCGATCGAGGATGCGGCCAAAATTCCTAAGGATAGCTACGCCTACCAAGAGGCTCAGAAATTAATTGCCCAGGCGGTGGATAAACTGACCGGCTCCATTGAAACTATGATTGAGCGTCAAGACTGGCAAACTTTGAACAATACCCTGAGTCGTTTGCCGGAGTCCTACTTCCCCGCCAAGGATTTGAATGATTGGCAAATTCTCGCCACGGCGGGACTAGAAGCGCAAATGGGCACTGTGGAAGGTTTGGGCTTAGCCATTACCACGGCAGAAAAGTTAACAGACAGCAATAGCCCCTACTACAACCTTGCCCAGGAATTAGTTAAGGATTGGCGTCGGGAAGAAACGGCCCTGCAACAGTTGGCCCAGGCCCGCAACACTGCCGAAATTGGTACCATCAGTGCCCTCAACGAGGCGATCGCCCAGGCCAAATCAATTACTAAGGATAATCCCCGCCACCAGGAAGCTTCCAGGGACATTGCCAACTGGACAGAACGGATCCAAATAGACGAAGACCGCCCCATTCTGCGGCAAGCAAGACAGTTGGCCAATGCTGGCAATCTGGAACAGGCTATTCAACAAGCAGAACGCATCGGTGCCGGCCGAGCACTATATTCCGAAGCTCGCCAAAGTATTAATCAATGGCAGGCCACCATCCAGCGCCGCACTGACCAACCCATCCTCGACCAGGCGATCGCCTTAGCCAATGCCCAAAATTATGAAGCGGCCATTAGCACCGCCCGTCAGATAGAGAGGAACCGGGCCCTGTCCGGGGAAGCTCGCCTACAAATTAGCCGGTGGCAGGCAGAAATTAATGCCCAAAATAACCTAAAGAGAGCCCAGGAAATGGCCTCTTCCCGCACCGTAGATTCCCTCGGCCAGGCGGTGCAACTAATTCGCCAAGTGCCTCGCAGCACCGATGCCGGTGGACAACGCTTACAGTTGGTCAACAATTGGAGTTACCAAATTTTGTCCCTAGCCCAGGAACAGGCCCGGGCCGGTAACTACCAACAAGCCATCCGTGCCCTCCAGCAAATTCCTGCCGAAAGCGCCGCCCATAACAGTGCTCAAAATTTTCTGCAGGAATGGCGTAGCTTTAGTCAACCGTCCCCGCTACCCATTACCCCCGTCGCTCCCCCCGCCCCTAGGGTTGAGTCTCCTGTGCCAACGGAACCGGCATTGCCCCCGGTGGAGAATCCCCAAAATTAA
- a CDS encoding CopG family antitoxin, with translation MKKPLPKMNSDQEAEDFLEQDLTDYLVPENFTKTTFEFAPKDKSITLRLSSELLTAVKNTARAQGINYQKYIREVLEQSVLRP, from the coding sequence ATAAAGAAGCCTTTACCCAAAATGAACAGTGATCAAGAAGCAGAAGACTTTTTGGAGCAGGATTTGACAGACTATTTAGTCCCAGAGAACTTTACCAAGACAACTTTTGAGTTCGCCCCTAAGGATAAAAGCATTACCCTGCGCTTGTCATCGGAACTCCTGACTGCTGTTAAAAATACCGCTAGGGCTCAAGGAATTAATTATCAAAAGTACATTAGGGAAGTTCTAGAACAATCGGTACTTCGCCCTTAA
- a CDS encoding DUF3611 family protein: MNRRNTELANPIPQAALRASVDLTTWGNIGFWVQIVLGAFSVVTFLFAGFSLSGPNRTTGIEAGILSAFISIVLLGFGIFFSTRYRRLGRNLKDSEATKHPRRADIIKLIRIGLIINLVGMGTAIIGGAAMSGIVLGKALSVPPGTFASAADPNRFVQSTDLLAIQANINTIIAHFTGLLSSLWLLDRLNK; this comes from the coding sequence ATGAACCGACGCAACACCGAATTGGCCAATCCCATTCCCCAGGCCGCCTTGCGGGCCTCCGTAGACTTAACCACCTGGGGTAACATCGGCTTTTGGGTGCAGATTGTCCTGGGAGCCTTTTCTGTGGTCACGTTTTTGTTTGCAGGTTTTAGTCTAAGTGGCCCCAATCGCACCACCGGCATTGAAGCGGGCATTCTTTCGGCCTTTATTTCCATTGTCCTATTGGGTTTTGGCATTTTCTTTTCTACTCGCTACCGTCGTTTAGGCCGCAACCTCAAGGACTCGGAAGCCACCAAGCATCCTCGTCGGGCAGATATTATCAAGCTGATTCGTATTGGCTTGATCATCAACTTGGTGGGCATGGGCACCGCCATCATTGGGGGAGCGGCCATGAGTGGCATTGTGTTGGGCAAAGCCCTCAGTGTGCCACCGGGAACCTTTGCCTCCGCTGCTGACCCCAACCGCTTTGTGCAATCCACGGATTTGCTGGCCATTCAAGCTAACATCAACACCATCATTGCCCACTTCACTGGTTTGTTGTCATCCCTGTGGTTGCTAGACCGTCTGAACAAGTAA
- a CDS encoding biotin--[acetyl-CoA-carboxylase] ligase yields the protein MAEISNVGEGDWLNQAWRENHDQPLSLARPDILSGLKVITPACTESTNQLLWDLRHQGYQPPLAVIAREQTAGRGQWGRSWQSPPGGLYLSLWLATNLPISHSPHLVLWSAWGIAYALVQHGIPVQLKWPNDLLLQGKKLAGIKTESKISGGIITAAIVGVGINWINPVPASGIALGRFCEAQSVQSVTNLTDLAEITLAGLTLGWHRYQSQGIGAIVVDFLQLFAHRGREISLPQGMGMIESITPQGELVVLVDQQREIIPPGAISLGYDQGE from the coding sequence ATGGCAGAAATCAGCAACGTTGGCGAGGGGGATTGGCTCAATCAAGCTTGGCGCGAGAACCATGATCAACCCCTATCCCTGGCCCGCCCGGACATTCTCTCTGGGTTAAAAGTCATTACCCCTGCCTGTACCGAATCCACCAACCAACTGCTGTGGGACTTACGACATCAAGGTTATCAACCGCCCCTAGCGGTGATCGCCAGGGAACAAACCGCTGGCCGGGGGCAATGGGGTCGGAGTTGGCAGTCTCCACCGGGGGGATTGTATCTATCCCTGTGGTTAGCCACTAATTTACCCATAAGCCATAGTCCCCACCTGGTTTTATGGAGTGCTTGGGGCATCGCCTACGCCCTAGTTCAGCACGGCATTCCAGTACAACTCAAATGGCCCAATGATCTGCTATTACAGGGGAAAAAATTGGCCGGGATTAAAACAGAAAGCAAAATTAGTGGGGGCATAATCACCGCCGCCATCGTTGGAGTTGGTATTAACTGGATTAACCCCGTACCGGCCAGCGGCATTGCCCTCGGTCGCTTTTGTGAAGCCCAATCAGTCCAGAGTGTGACCAACCTAACGGACTTAGCAGAAATTACCTTAGCGGGGCTTACCCTCGGCTGGCACCGTTACCAAAGCCAGGGAATTGGAGCCATTGTGGTGGATTTCCTGCAATTATTTGCCCATCGGGGTCGGGAAATTAGCTTACCCCAAGGTATGGGCATGATTGAATCCATCACCCCCCAGGGGGAATTGGTGGTACTGGTTGATCAACAACGGGAAATAATTCCCCCCGGTGCCATTAGTCTGGGCTACGATCAGGGCGAATAA
- a CDS encoding NAD(P)H-quinone oxidoreductase subunit 4 has protein sequence MLEHFPWLTTMIALPLVAALFIPLIPDKDGKQVRWYALGVGLADFVLMSYVFWTNYDISNTGFQLQEKFSWIPQFGLSWSVSVDGISMPLVLLAGLVTTLSIFAAWQVDHKPRLFYFLMLVLYAAQIGVFVAQDMLLLFIMWELELVPVYLLVCIWGGQRRQYAAMKFLLYTAAASVFILVAALGLAFYGDVTTFDIAELGLKDYPIALELFLYAGLLIAFGVKLAIFPFHTWLPDAHGEASAPVSMILAGVLLKMGGYGLIRLNLGLLEDAHVYFAPILVILGVVNIIYGGFSSFAQDNMKRRLAYSSVSHMGFVLLGIASFTDLGISGAMLQMLSHGLIAAVLFFLAGVTYDRTHTLSLAQMGNIGKVMPTVFALFTMGAMASLALPGMSGFVSELTVFVGVSSSDIYSTPFKTVTVFLAAVGLVLTPIYLLSMLRQLFYGNNIPPSCNLEQDSLSPNSDQEAVCFGTSCVLPGNAIYDDARPREVFIAACFLLPIIGVGLYPKLATQVYDATTVAVNSQVRQSYVQIAETNPRVYAAALTAPHIPTTDFATVKVQP, from the coding sequence ATGTTGGAACACTTCCCCTGGCTGACAACGATGATTGCCCTGCCGTTAGTCGCCGCCCTTTTCATTCCGTTAATTCCCGACAAAGATGGAAAACAAGTCCGCTGGTATGCCCTTGGTGTGGGTCTAGCGGATTTTGTTTTGATGAGCTACGTTTTTTGGACTAACTACGACATCAGCAATACCGGTTTTCAGCTCCAGGAAAAATTTAGCTGGATTCCCCAATTCGGGCTCAGTTGGAGTGTTTCCGTGGATGGCATCTCCATGCCCCTAGTGTTACTGGCTGGATTGGTTACCACCCTTTCCATCTTTGCTGCCTGGCAGGTTGACCATAAGCCCCGCCTCTTCTACTTCCTAATGTTGGTGCTTTATGCGGCCCAGATTGGCGTGTTTGTAGCCCAAGACATGCTCCTACTGTTCATCATGTGGGAACTGGAATTGGTGCCGGTTTACCTCCTAGTTTGCATTTGGGGTGGTCAAAGACGCCAGTATGCCGCCATGAAGTTTTTGCTCTACACCGCCGCCGCCTCCGTATTCATTTTGGTTGCCGCCCTGGGCTTAGCTTTCTACGGTGATGTAACCACCTTTGACATTGCGGAATTGGGTCTGAAAGATTACCCGATCGCCTTAGAACTGTTTTTATACGCCGGTTTACTGATTGCCTTTGGCGTTAAATTAGCCATTTTCCCATTCCATACCTGGTTACCCGATGCCCACGGTGAAGCCTCTGCCCCCGTTTCCATGATTTTGGCTGGGGTGCTGCTGAAAATGGGCGGTTACGGTCTCATTCGTTTGAACCTTGGTCTGTTGGAAGATGCCCACGTTTACTTTGCGCCGATCTTAGTCATCCTTGGGGTGGTTAACATCATCTACGGTGGTTTCTCCTCCTTTGCCCAGGACAACATGAAACGCCGCTTGGCCTACTCCTCCGTTTCCCACATGGGCTTTGTGTTGCTGGGTATTGCTTCCTTTACCGACTTGGGCATCAGTGGAGCCATGTTGCAAATGCTCTCCCACGGTTTAATTGCCGCCGTCCTCTTCTTCCTGGCGGGGGTTACCTACGACCGGACCCACACCCTTTCCTTGGCCCAGATGGGCAACATTGGCAAAGTAATGCCGACGGTTTTTGCCCTGTTCACCATGGGCGCCATGGCATCCCTCGCCCTCCCCGGCATGAGCGGTTTTGTCAGCGAATTAACTGTCTTTGTTGGAGTAAGTTCCAGCGACATTTACAGCACCCCCTTCAAAACAGTGACCGTTTTCCTCGCTGCTGTAGGTTTGGTGCTTACCCCCATTTACCTGTTGTCTATGTTGCGCCAACTTTTCTACGGCAACAACATTCCCCCTTCCTGCAATCTGGAACAGGATAGCCTTTCCCCCAATTCCGACCAAGAAGCCGTTTGTTTTGGCACTAGTTGTGTGCTCCCCGGCAATGCCATCTATGACGATGCCCGTCCCCGGGAGGTATTTATCGCCGCCTGCTTCCTCTTGCCGATTATTGGAGTGGGTCTTTATCCCAAATTAGCTACCCAGGTTTACGATGCCACCACGGTAGCGGTGAACAGCCAAGTGCGCCAATCCTATGTGCAAATTGCTGAAACCAATCCCCGGGTTTATGCGGCAGCATTAACTGCTCCCCACATTCCCACCACGGACTTTGCCACGGTCAAAGTTCAACCCTAG
- a CDS encoding Rpn family recombination-promoting nuclease/putative transposase yields the protein MFDNLCKFLAESFSEDYAAWLLGRSIKLTKLSPTELSLEPIRADSLILEQSEDLVLHLEFQTEPDPTMGFRMLDYRVRVYRRFPQKTMHQFVIYLKRSSNDLVYQDSFQVGETVHRYQAIRLWEQPSEAFLQSPGLLPLAVLTQTSDPALKLREVATVLEQIEDNRVKANLMAATSVFGGILLAPEFIRTILRSEIMQESAVYQEILREGEQRGLLKGKLEGKLETIPLLKKLGLTIAEIAKELDIDVELVNRFVANQNN from the coding sequence ATGTTTGACAATCTCTGCAAATTTCTGGCTGAATCCTTTTCTGAAGACTATGCCGCCTGGTTACTGGGACGATCCATTAAATTGACTAAGCTGAGTCCGACGGAACTATCTTTGGAGCCAATTCGGGCTGACTCCCTGATTTTGGAGCAATCGGAAGACTTGGTGTTGCATCTGGAATTCCAAACGGAGCCTGACCCCACCATGGGCTTTCGAATGTTGGACTATCGGGTGAGGGTATATCGCCGTTTCCCCCAGAAGACGATGCACCAATTTGTCATCTACTTAAAACGTAGTAGTAATGACTTGGTTTATCAGGACAGTTTTCAAGTGGGAGAGACTGTCCATCGTTATCAAGCCATTCGGCTCTGGGAGCAACCATCGGAAGCATTTCTCCAAAGCCCAGGGCTATTGCCCCTAGCGGTATTGACGCAGACCTCTGACCCCGCATTAAAATTGAGGGAAGTGGCGACTGTGCTGGAACAGATTGAGGATAATCGAGTTAAGGCAAACCTCATGGCAGCAACTTCTGTTTTTGGAGGAATTTTGCTGGCCCCTGAATTTATTAGAACAATTTTAAGGAGTGAAATCATGCAGGAATCCGCTGTTTACCAGGAAATCTTACGGGAAGGGGAACAACGAGGTTTACTCAAAGGCAAACTAGAAGGCAAACTGGAAACTATACCCCTGCTGAAGAAATTGGGTCTTACAATTGCCGAAATTGCCAAGGAATTAGATATTGATGTTGAACTGGTTAATCGGTTTGTCGCTAACCAGAACAATTAA
- a CDS encoding VOC family protein, translating into MVFYKKAFLTIGTVHFAEVVAFYQSILEQEPLPYSPGRYAQFQLLGMVLAIFSPHPDQALEFSASERSGFSLCLEVADLPTAIAKIARFYAPIKEQTIIYASHGREIYLYDPAGNRIILHESC; encoded by the coding sequence ATGGTTTTCTACAAAAAAGCGTTTCTTACCATTGGCACTGTTCACTTCGCCGAGGTGGTGGCCTTTTACCAATCCATCCTGGAGCAGGAGCCCCTTCCCTACTCCCCTGGACGCTATGCCCAATTTCAGTTACTGGGCATGGTTTTAGCTATTTTCTCTCCCCATCCAGACCAAGCTCTAGAATTTTCCGCCTCTGAACGCAGTGGCTTCAGCCTCTGTTTGGAAGTAGCTGATTTACCAACGGCGATCGCCAAGATTGCTCGGTTCTATGCCCCCATCAAGGAACAAACTATTATCTATGCTAGCCATGGGCGGGAAATTTATCTCTATGACCCAGCGGGAAATCGCATCATTCTTCACGAAAGTTGCTAG
- a CDS encoding Uma2 family endonuclease has protein sequence MIAHSPSAPFPKLSPEEYLQWEERQREKHEYLDGQIYAMGGGSKNHSVISVRLSTLFCNHLDGGDCETGNSDLKIQIVNTQNYTYPDVSVTCDPRDQQSTQFITYPCLVVEVLSPSTEAYDRGSKFRLYARNPMLQDYLLVSSTSVEIDLYHKNDEGDWLILNYQAGDRVELKSIGLTFPVSVLYRGLSL, from the coding sequence ATGATTGCTCACTCCCCATCTGCCCCATTCCCAAAACTTAGCCCAGAGGAATATTTGCAATGGGAGGAACGGCAGAGGGAGAAGCATGAATATCTTGACGGCCAAATCTATGCCATGGGGGGCGGCAGCAAAAACCACAGTGTCATTAGTGTCCGCCTATCGACTTTATTTTGTAATCATCTTGATGGCGGTGATTGCGAAACTGGCAATTCAGATTTAAAAATTCAGATTGTCAACACCCAAAACTACACCTATCCCGATGTCAGCGTCACCTGTGATCCACGGGATCAGCAATCAACACAATTTATTACCTATCCCTGCCTGGTTGTGGAGGTTTTATCCCCCAGTACCGAAGCCTATGACCGGGGTAGTAAATTTCGACTCTATGCCCGTAATCCCATGTTGCAGGACTATCTCTTGGTCAGCTCCACCAGTGTGGAAATTGATCTTTATCACAAAAATGATGAAGGTGATTGGTTAATCCTCAATTATCAGGCCGGCGATCGAGTAGAACTTAAAAGCATTGGTTTAACCTTCCCTGTAAGTGTTCTTTATCGGGGTTTGTCACTTTGA
- a CDS encoding universal stress protein, which yields MFKTILFPLDRSREARDAAQMVAELVKIHQSHLVLLSVVEKTSPGQDHEAHGMDSPEAVAKLLEAAQAVFSQQGIATKTIEREGMASFTICDVADEVNADLIVMGCRGLGLTSEGAAESVTARVINLSPCPVLVVP from the coding sequence ATGTTCAAAACCATTCTATTTCCCCTGGACCGGAGCCGAGAAGCAAGGGATGCGGCCCAAATGGTCGCGGAGTTGGTCAAAATCCACCAAAGTCATTTGGTTTTGCTATCGGTGGTGGAAAAAACTTCCCCCGGCCAAGACCACGAAGCCCACGGCATGGATTCCCCGGAAGCAGTGGCCAAATTGCTGGAGGCAGCCCAGGCTGTTTTTTCCCAACAGGGTATTGCCACCAAAACCATTGAACGGGAAGGCATGGCGTCTTTCACCATTTGTGACGTGGCCGATGAAGTAAATGCAGACCTGATCGTGATGGGCTGTCGGGGTTTAGGTCTCACCAGCGAAGGAGCAGCGGAAAGCGTCACTGCGAGGGTAATTAATCTTTCCCCCTGCCCAGTGCTGGTGGTGCCCTAG
- the ubiE gene encoding bifunctional demethylmenaquinone methyltransferase/2-methoxy-6-polyprenyl-1,4-benzoquinol methylase UbiE, with translation MSKSPLTQPTQESVQKIFARIAPQYDDLNTFLSFGQHHIWKAMAVKWSGVLPGDRLLDVCCGSGDLAFQGAKAVRITGEVVGVDFCAELLAIAAGKHKSKYAQFPMQWLQGDALALPFADNEFDGATMGYGLRNVGNIPQALGELQRVLKPRKKVAILDFHQPSNVLVANFQRWYLANVVVPMAKQWQLTEEYAYLQPSLDRFPTGPAQVKLALEAGFAKAIHYPIAAGLMGVLVAEK, from the coding sequence ATGAGTAAGTCCCCCTTAACCCAACCGACTCAGGAGAGCGTGCAGAAAATTTTTGCCCGCATCGCGCCCCAGTACGATGACCTCAACACATTTTTGAGCTTTGGTCAGCACCATATTTGGAAGGCCATGGCAGTGAAGTGGAGCGGCGTATTACCTGGCGATCGCCTGTTGGACGTGTGTTGTGGCAGTGGGGATTTGGCTTTCCAGGGGGCCAAGGCGGTGAGAATTACCGGGGAAGTGGTCGGAGTGGATTTTTGTGCGGAACTCTTGGCGATCGCCGCTGGCAAACATAAAAGTAAATATGCCCAATTTCCCATGCAATGGCTGCAGGGAGACGCCCTGGCCTTACCCTTCGCTGATAATGAATTTGACGGGGCCACCATGGGTTACGGCCTCCGCAATGTGGGCAATATTCCCCAAGCCCTGGGGGAGTTACAACGGGTGCTCAAACCGCGCAAAAAAGTAGCCATCCTCGATTTTCACCAACCAAGTAATGTTCTAGTGGCCAACTTTCAGCGTTGGTACCTGGCCAATGTGGTGGTGCCCATGGCCAAACAATGGCAGTTAACCGAAGAGTACGCCTATCTACAACCCAGTTTAGACCGCTTTCCCACTGGCCCTGCCCAAGTCAAACTCGCCTTAGAAGCTGGGTTTGCCAAAGCCATACACTATCCCATTGCTGCTGGTTTAATGGGGGTTTTAGTGGCGGAAAAATAG
- a CDS encoding NADP-dependent isocitrate dehydrogenase — MYEKLQPPSVGSKITFVAGKPVVPNDPIIPYIRGDGTGVDIWPATELVINAAIAKAYGGERKINWFKVYAGDEACELYGTYQYLPEDTLTAIKEYGVAIKGPLTTPVGGGIRSLNVALRQIFDLYTCVRPCRYYPGTPSPHKTPEKLDIIVYRENTEDIYLGIEWAEGTEGAKTLIAYLNDELIPATPALGKKQIRLDSGIGIKPISKTGSQRLVRRAILHALRLPKEKQMVTLVHKGNIMKFTEGAFRDWGYELATTEFRAECVTERESWILGNKESNLDLTIEANAHMIDPGYDTLTEEKKAVIKEEVEQVLDSIWESHGNGQWKEKVMVNDRIADSIFQQIQTRPDEYSILATMNLNGDYLSDAAAAVVGGLGMGPGANIGDSAAIFEATHGTAPKHAGLDRINPGSVILSGVMMLEFMGWQEAADLIKKGIGAAIANREVTYDLARLMEPKVDQPLKCSEFAQAIVSHFDD; from the coding sequence ATGTACGAAAAACTTCAGCCCCCCAGCGTTGGGTCAAAAATCACCTTTGTTGCAGGTAAGCCCGTAGTGCCCAACGATCCGATTATTCCCTACATCCGGGGGGACGGCACCGGGGTTGATATTTGGCCCGCCACCGAATTAGTCATCAATGCGGCGATCGCCAAGGCCTATGGCGGCGAGAGGAAAATCAACTGGTTCAAAGTCTATGCCGGGGACGAAGCCTGTGAACTATACGGCACCTATCAGTATTTACCGGAAGATACCCTAACGGCGATCAAGGAGTACGGGGTGGCTATCAAAGGGCCTTTGACTACTCCAGTGGGCGGTGGCATCCGTTCTTTGAACGTGGCCCTGAGACAGATTTTTGACCTCTACACCTGTGTGCGGCCCTGTCGTTATTATCCCGGCACTCCCTCCCCCCATAAAACCCCGGAAAAATTGGACATCATTGTTTATCGGGAAAATACGGAGGATATTTACCTGGGCATTGAATGGGCGGAAGGTACAGAAGGAGCTAAAACGTTAATAGCCTATCTGAACGATGAACTGATTCCCGCTACCCCGGCTTTAGGCAAAAAACAAATTCGCCTCGATTCCGGCATTGGCATCAAACCCATTAGTAAAACCGGGTCCCAACGACTGGTGCGGCGGGCCATCCTCCATGCTCTGCGGTTGCCGAAGGAAAAACAGATGGTGACGCTGGTCCATAAGGGCAACATTATGAAATTCACCGAAGGAGCTTTCCGGGATTGGGGCTATGAATTGGCTACAACAGAATTTCGGGCGGAATGTGTCACGGAGCGGGAATCTTGGATTTTGGGCAACAAAGAAAGTAATCTTGATTTGACCATTGAGGCCAACGCCCACATGATTGACCCCGGTTACGATACCCTTACTGAAGAGAAAAAAGCGGTAATTAAAGAGGAAGTGGAGCAAGTTTTGGACTCCATTTGGGAATCCCATGGTAATGGCCAGTGGAAAGAAAAGGTAATGGTCAATGACCGGATTGCCGATAGCATTTTCCAACAAATTCAAACCCGCCCCGACGAGTATTCCATTCTGGCGACGATGAATTTAAACGGGGATTATCTTTCTGATGCCGCCGCCGCTGTGGTAGGAGGTTTGGGCATGGGTCCTGGAGCTAACATTGGTGATAGTGCAGCCATTTTTGAAGCCACCCACGGCACTGCCCCCAAACACGCTGGGCTAGACCGCATTAACCCCGGCTCTGTGATCCTCTCCGGCGTCATGATGTTGGAATTTATGGGCTGGCAGGAGGCCGCTGACCTGATTAAAAAAGGCATCGGCGCGGCGATCGCCAATCGAGAAGTGACCTATGACCTGGCCCGGTTAATGGAACCGAAGGTGGATCAGCCATTGAAATGTTCCGAATTTGCCCAGGCGATCGTCAGTCATTTTGATGATTAA